GGCAGTCGAAGAAGAAAAAGATATTTTGGCAATGATTGCAGGAACTGTTGCCGATCAACCAAATGAATGGTTAGCTATTGAAGTTTATCGTAATAATGAAGCTTACAAGCAGCACTTGGAAACTAAGAACTTCAAAGAGTATTTGAAAAATACAAAATATTGTGTTGAAAGTAAGAGTTTACGTAAGTTGCAACCAGATGTAATTGTTGACCAAGGTGCAATTTTCTACCAACCATAAAGAATAAGACGAAAAGAAGACCAGGCTATGTGGAGTACATAACCTGGTCTTTCTAGTTAGAGGGGAAAAAGATTTATTAATATATATTATTCTGGTTTTTAGTGGCGATGTTTTACCTTTGCTACTGCTGGTTTATTAATTAATACTGAGCTGATGGCCATTAAACCAAGCGTTAAAAATGATCCACCAATTAAGAGTAGTTTAATCAAGGTTCTCATTCCTTTCATCTTAATTGATCTTATAATAGCGAAATAATATTAAGAATTTATATGTAAAACCTAATGGATTAGTTAAGAAAATAAAACTAGAAAAAAGGCTGGTTAGCACGTAAAATAGAAATAGAGTCAAAGTCTAGTGCAACTGCGCATAAAATAAAGCAGTATCGATGGGATGTTGCTTGTTTTGGTTAAAAAATAGAGAATATGCTTGTAGCCCTTTTCGTAAATAGCGTTAATGTTGTAAAATGGAAAGTGCATTAAGTTTATTAATGAGAAAATTGATATATTATTGCAAAAAAGGCCGTAATGGCCCTTTTTGTTGTGAAAAAACTAAAAGAATATAGGATTGGAAATGCCAGGAATAGTAGAGCAAACATTATTAGAACAACAAAATATTGATTTAAATGAAATGGTAACAATGAATCAAATGATTGATCAATTGTTGCCTAATGCAAGTAAAGAATTACAACAAAAACTAAAGATTAAAATTTATAACTTTGTGCGTACACGTAAACAACCAAGTATTACTGTGCGAAGAAGAAAATATTTTAAGCCGGCTGTTGCTAAATTAATTATTGGTAATGTACAAGATTACGCAGATGCAATTGAACGTCGTGCTAAGGAAGCCCCAGCTAAAGAGGATGCTACTGATAAGAAGCCAGCTTCTAAATCTAAGCGGGTTAAGACAATTACTAAGCGTAAGATTTTAGCTAAAGTTATAAAGAATGATAAGATTGATAAATCTATTCAAAAGAAATTAGAAGATAAGATTGCTTCAATTGTAAAGACCAACTTTATTAAGCCAGTTAACAAGCGGGGAAGTTTTTCGGTTGAAGATGGTGAAAAAGTTATAGCTGAACTTAGTCCTTTTTATCAAAATATCAAGATTGATCAAAAGTATCGCAAGAATGCTGAAAAAGCGGCTGAAAATAAGGAAACAGAAACTAAAGAAAAGCCTGAGCAACATTCTAAGGATCAGAATGAAAGTCGTGAAGGTCAATCTAAGGACTTTGAGCGTAAGAATAATCAGAAGAATAGCAATAATCGAAATAATAATCAAACGCAAAATCAACGTAAGCGACAAAATAAGCATCCTTTTGAGATCAGAAGAGAAAATAATAACCGCTCACGTAATAATCAGTCTAACCGCCGCTATAATAATCGAAATAATTATGATAGTCGGAATAATTATGAATTTGATGAAGCTAGCGGTTTGCGTGAACGCTACAATACAGTAATCAGAAATTACAATCAACTGGAGCAAAGATATAATGCTTTGCAAGATAAATATAATCAGGCTTTAGATGATAAAGCTAGATTGATCGAAGAAATGGGTAAGAAGAACGAAGACTTACGTCGTGTATTGATCGACGTTTTGCGAAAAATGTAGTTTTTGGTAAAGAAAGAGACTAGTAGTCAATTTGAATTGATTACTAGTCTTATTTTATGTTTATGAAATATGATTTAGCTTAAAAATTAAAAAAATATGTGTAAAAAATTATTTTTGTGTAGTAATATTAAAGGATGATAAATGTTTTTATTAATGATTAATGGAGGAGAAGTATGAGTTTAAAAGAGCTATTTAAAAGCAATGTGTTTCGAGCCTGCATTATTATCTTATTGTATGTTTTATACGCATTATTTGGGAGTTTTAGTGAATATTTATTTAAATATGCTCTGAATTCAATTACTGCTGGTAATTTTAATACATATGTTTATTGGCAAATAATGCAGTTTGTTTTAGCATTATTCACTTCGTTGCTTTTACCAATTACTACCGTTGTTTTCACTAGGCAGACGCAAAACTATCTGCATAAAATTCGGCAAGAAATCATGCATCATTACTATGATGAAAAAAGTGATGAAAAAGTCTCTAGTATGCAGAACCGATTAACAGCCAATTTAAAAATCTTATCAGATGATTATGCTACACCTTGGATTACTATTTTAAGTGGGGTTTTAGAGATTGTGATTGCTATTGTTTTACTAGCAAGCATGAACTGGATTCTAATTTTGGTTACTGCCATTTTAGCTGTGATTACACTTTTTGCTCCTAAAATTATGGAGAAGAAAACATCAGCTGCCACAGATAAAGTAAATAAAAAGAATGAAAAGCTGTTAAATACAATTGCTCATTGGCTTGGTGGATTGCAGGAACTACGTCGTTATAGTGCATACAGTCGTTTGGTTAAGCAAATTCATCGATCAAGTAGTGATTATGTGGACGCAAGTAAGGGTAGTGCAAAATTAAGAAGTGTAAGTTATTTGATTAATGCTTTTAGCAATTCAATTGCACAAATTGGTATGAGCTTTATTGCTGGAATCATGTTTTTGCTTAATATGATTTCATTCGGTGATTTTGCAGTTGCTAGTGGTTTTGCATTTACGATTTTTTCAGCAATTTGGAATATTACTCAGTCGTTAACGCAAGTTAAGTCAACTAAGGCTTTACGCGAACAGATTACCGATTTAAGAAAGCAAGTTCCTGATGAAAATAAAGATAAAGTATCAGCCTACGGTCTTAAAGTTTCAGGCTTGTCTGTAAAATACGATCAGGGGGAAACAATTTTTTATCCTGATTTTACAATAAAAAAAGGGCAGAAAGTTTTGCTTACTGGCGATTCAGGAACAGGAAAATCAACCTTGTTTAATGTTTTGTTAGGTAAGCTAAAACCTGAATCTGGTACGGTGACCTATCTAGATGAAAATGAAACTATCATTCCTGAAGGAAAAGCTAGAATTGGCAATATGCCGCAAAATCCAGTAGTTTTTCCCGCAACGATCAAAGAGAACATTACAATGTTTAACGAAAATTTGCAGGATAAGCTTCAAGATGTTGTTCAAGCAGTTCAACTCCAATCCGACTTAGCCAAAATGCCAGATGGTGTTAATACAACAATTGATCTAAAAAGTGAAAATTTGTCTGGTGGACAACGGCAAAAAGTTGTTTTAGCGCGAACGGAAATACACGAGCAATCGTTTGTTTTAATGGATGAAGTAACTAGTGCGATCGATCAAAAAGCTACCGAAAAAATCATTGATGAATTGCTCAAAACAGATCAAACTATTTTGATGATTGCTCACAACTTTACGCCAGAATTAAAAGCAAAATTTGATCAAGAAATTAAATTAAAAAGTAAGAAAGGGGATAAAGTAAGATGAATTTGAAAGCTTTTATTAAAACCAATCCAGTTCGTTTCTGGTTAACTGCAATTGGTTGGATTATTATTCCTGCTTTATCAATTACCAATACTTACGTTGTACAAGAAGAGACGAATATCCTTTTAAGTCGTAATTGGACTAAGTTTATTTTAATCAATGTTCTTGCTTTTCTGATTATGTTAGTTGACTATGGTGTGAGTGCTTTAGTTGATTATCAGCAGCAGGCTCAGGTACAAGACTTAAATGATCAAGTTAGAGATAAAATTGTTAAGCGATATTATTATGACGGGAAAAAGCATACTGTTGCACAGATGCAAAATCGTTTGACTAATGATTTACAAATGCTTAACAATAACTACTTTATTAATGTCTTCTTATTGATTTATGGTGTGTCAACGATCGTTTTTGTTTTAATTTATCTTATTTTATTGAGTTGGCAATTATTGCTGGCTATTTGTTTGATGGTAGCTATTTCTTTTTTGCTGCCAAAGTTAACAGAAAAGCCGTTACAAAAAGCAACAGAATTAATTTCTGACAGCAATCAAAAATATTTAGATACATTAAATGATTGGTTATCTGGTCTGGATCAACTTCAACAATTTTTATCTGGAGCTAAACTATTTTCCGTAATAGAAAAAACATCAAAAAAATTAGAAGATGCTAATGTTAAGCAAACGGCTTATATTAAACTGCTTAATGCTGTAAATGGAATTGTTTCCGCGGCTTTTGGTTTAGCATTGTTTGTGCTTGCTGGTTGGTTGGTTAAAAATCATCAAATTCCAATTGGTGCCTTATTGGTAGTCGGTAATTTTCGGTATTACTTAAATGGAGGAATTGATACACTTACTAACGGGTTAGGAGCAATGAAAGGTAGTAAAGAATTACTTGCCGAAGTTGATAAATCTGCTAGTGATATTCCGATGCAAGCTGAAAAAGATGTAGTTATGCCTAATGTAATTAAAACAAAAGATCTAGTTTTAAAGTTCCCTAATGGAGAAAAATTGACTTATCCTGATCTGGAGATTAAGCAAGGCGAAAAGATTTTATTAACTGGCGATTCTGGTGCAGGTAAGTCTACTTTGTTTAAACTAATTTTAGGTGAACTTAAGCCTAGTGCAGGTAAAGTTGTTTATGAGGATAAGGCTGGTAAGAAAATTAATCCTGATTTGAGTAAGATAGGTTATTTACCGCAAGATCCAGTAGTTTTTCCAGCATCGATTGAAGAAAATATTACGATGTTTAATGAAAAACTGAATGGAAAAGTTAAACAAGTAATAAATGAAGTGAACTTTGCTGATGATATCGCTAAGTTTACTGAAGGACTAGATGAAAAGATTAATCTTGATAAGCTAAATATTTCCGGAGGTCAAAGACAAAAAATTGTATTGGCTAGAGCAAAAGTTCACAATAGTGATATTATCTTGATTGATGAGGGAACTAGTGCAATTGATCAGAAAGCTACAATGTTGATTTTGAAGAATTTATTGAAAAGCAAAACGACGATTGTTTTTATTGCCCATAACTTTAATGAAGGAATGCATCAGTTGTTTGATCGAGAGATTCATTTAGTAAAAGAATAGTTGAAGAAAGACACTGCATTTTTAGGGTTGCAGTGTCTTTACTTTAGTTTGGAAAGATATAGGTATTGAAACTGTTATTCTTATTTATTTTAAAATAGCTTAATAATTGATAAGCCATCCAGTCAGTATCGTCTGCTTCAAAAAATATTGAAGGATAATTTTGAAACATTTTAACTAGAATAGTTTCAATAAAATTATTAGAACTAAACCTATCCCAAGAACAGATGTATGCAATCTCGTTGTTTTCAGTGAATACAAGATTATCTATTTCTCCGAGTTCATTAGTACTATAATATCCAGTTTTTGTTGGAACTTCTTGGATAAACGTGTCAATATTAGCAGTTAATGGTGACACAGATTGATGAACTTGTTTGTAATATTTATAAAGTAATTGGCAACATGTTCTGTAATCGGGACTTTCTGTATTGAAAAAATGAAGAGATAATTTGTTATTGATCTCAATTTTTAAATCTTTTTTGTTAACGGTAAGCGTATAACAGTGTCGTTTGCAGATAAAACCATTTCTTAATAAAAAATCTACGATTGGATTTTCATTTGAATCAATCATGACTTGCAATGCTTGGTGCTCTGCTTGAACTATTTTTGAAAATGGAATATTTACAGAGTAATCACTTAGATTGAATTTTAGATAAATATATTTGTTATGAAAAAGATTGTGATAAGTAGAAATAGTGCCTAGATGCTTATCGTTATCAGTTACTTTGTAGATTTTAGGAGATATTTTTTCAATTTTTGTAGTCATTTTTTATCCTTTTGATAATTGAAATTAATTTTTGATCGGTTCCGTTTTTAATTATGAAGTTATAAATCGGTTCATAATTGAGCACAGGGAAAATAAGATCAGGATCAATTTTAGGTATAATGTCAATCATTGATTTCTTACTAATTACGTTGAGATTTTTAACTTCTTGAGCATTTCTTATCTTTCTTTTTGCTTGTGAAGGAGGATAACCTTGTCCCCAAGGCTGTTCAAAAAGATTTTTTATAGTCTGCTCAAAATTGATTTCACCACTCCAACCCCAATTAAGTCCTAGTGGAAAGGAGACAACACTGCCGTTATTGATATGACCAAAAAGAAAAGCATCTTGTGGAGTGGGGATATAACCACATTGAATATTAGGAAAAGTATTTCATGCAAGCATCATTCCTTGTCCAGAAGTACATCCTGTCACAATGAAGTCAGTCGCCTTGCTATTAATTAATAATGCAACAGCTAGGGAAACTTGCACGTAAGATAGACTAGCCGAACTATCTTGATAAATACCAAAATTGAATACTTGATCATTGGATCCTACAGATTCTTTGATATACTTCTCTAATATGAAATTTTTACTTTTTTGCGATGTAGCTTGAATAATACCTATTTTCACAAATTTTACCTCAAAGGTTTATTTTGAAAAAGCTTTATAATATTGCGTAGGAAAATAAATAAGAAGGTGAGCACAATGAAAGACAGAATTATTGTTGGAACTCCTGTTAAATTGAGTCATGTTTTAATCGGTATAATTGTGGTGATTTTTCTTTCACTGTTTTTAACAGGATTTGGTTATCAACCTTGGTGGCTATTTCTTATTGTACTAATTTTAGGCGTATTTGTCACTTTACCGACTTGTTTCAGTTCATATTGGCAAATTGATAGTAAGAATATCACATCTATCACTTATGATAGCAATGATGCACTAAAATTGCTACAGTTACTTGGTTTGCGTAAAAAAGATAAGCAAATCATTAATTTGTCAGAGATAAAAAATGCTTCTGTTGTTTATCGTAAAAATTTGCGTCTCAGTCCCGTTGATTTTAATCCCGACTATCTAGATTTAATCTTAGATCTAAATAAAGGAACAAAAGTTACCTTATCACTTGGAAGTATTGATTATCAGAAATTAGATTCTATTCTAACTTTATTGGAGGATAAGGATATTGCAGTACATGATAAGCAGGGAGTTCAGCAATTATTGAAGGAAAATAAAAATTTGTTTAATCATTTTCACAGGAAAGAATGGACATCACTTTAGGTGAGTAAAAAACAGATAATTAGAGACTATTTCCAGGCATGGCTTAAACCAAATATTGAAGTTATTAAATCTATCTTTGATAAAAATGCTACATATAGTGAGTGCTATGGACCTATTTATAGAAATAAAAAGGAGATAATATCTTGGTTTGAAAAATGGAACAAGCAGGGAAAAGTAATTGCTTGGCCAATAGAAAAGATATTAATTAATGAAAATACATGTATTGTTGAATGGCATTTTAAATGTAATTACCAGAAAAAAATTAGTGAATTTGACGGCGTATCAATTATAGATTTTAATGATCAAAATAAAATAATTTCAGTAAAAGAATATCAATCTAAATCTCAACATTATTATCCATATAGCAAATAAGACTTCAAGTCATGATAGGTTAGAAGCCTTATTTTGAATGATACAATCTAATTTCTATGGAAGAGATTACCAAACCAACTATGGTTCTTTTTAGCCTCTTCTTTTCGTCGTTGTTCACGATCTTCTAACATTGCCTTAGCCAGCATATCAACTGTTTGAGTTAATTGTGCTTGATTGTCTCGTTGTTGCTTATCTCTAAATGAACTACTATTTTGATACTTATTCATTAACGTATCATCATCAAGCCATTTATCAAAGTTTTCCACGTCAAGGATAAAGCCAGTACTAGTTTGTTGTGATGCAATGTGATATTTTCTAGGCAAATATTTAAAGTAGCGATCAAGCATAGTAGAGCCACTTCGCCGTTTGATCGGAGATTTTATTGAAAAGCTCTTTATTGATTTGAGCTTTTAGCCGGTCATCTTGTTTAATAAATAAGATATCGCTACCAATTTTTGCTTGATTGATTAACATTCCCCAGTCATTTCGACCAACGAATAGGGAATAATCGTAATTTTCTTCAAAATACTTGCTGACTTGGTTATACATATCAAATTTATCAAGTGCAGTTTTTAAAACATGCTTGATTGGATATAAGAAGTCTCTTTCAATCTTCTGCGCGTCTTCAACACTAACGTTAGTAAAGAATTTTGCTAATTCAACTTGACAATATTTAAAAAGATCATCATTTGCACGGCTAAATAAGCTAGTTAATGCTGCATTACGTTGATCACTTTCACCTGAAAAAGTAGATTCAAAGCTTAAGTACCATAAACGACGCATAATTTCAGGCTTTAGTGAAAATTGTGATTTAATAGAGCTTTCTTGTCTATTCATCGTGAAAATGAATGCTGGTGAGGGATGAGTTAAATTACGGTTGTTAGTAACTTCCTTGATGAATCTTTCAAAGTAAGTACGCGTTGTAAGTTCAGGACTGACATCATCAATCATTAATGGACTTACAGGACCATTTGTATATACATAGTCACTTAGCGTGTTGGTAATTGTCATATTGATATTACTCTTGCCAAAGGCATAATTCTTTGGATCCATCATTCCACTATCTAAGAAATTATGAGCACCAATTAATTTAGCGGCTAGTCTTTTCCCTAGGGTGGACTTACCAGTTCGACCTTGTCCGATTAGTGCTGTAGCAATAGGCACGTCCTCTCTAGATACGTTGCTTCCAGATAATTCATATAAATTGCGGATTTTCCAAAGCCATGGTGATTCATACAGAAACAACATAAAGTCACAAGCTTGCCAGCCTTCACCAACTTCTTTGTAAGTATTATATTCATGAGTGATATCACAGAAAAGCTGAAGTGCATTTTTTAATTGCTCTTCAGTTAAATCAGAAGTAATAACTTCAGAAGGGATGTTATCACCAATTTTAGAGGCTTGGAATAATTGACCATTATTGTAAAACTGAACAGGAACAGGGAAGAGATCTTCTTCTTTTTCAATTTGTGTTGTATCTGCTTTTGCCTTTTTGTCTTGAC
This is a stretch of genomic DNA from Lactobacillus crispatus. It encodes these proteins:
- a CDS encoding RpiB/LacA/LacB family sugar-phosphate isomerase → MKIGIIQATSQKSKNFILEKYIKESVGSNDQVFNFGIYQDSSASLSYVQVSLAVALLINSKATDFIVTGCTSGQGMMLA
- a CDS encoding ATP-binding cassette domain-containing protein; translation: MNLKAFIKTNPVRFWLTAIGWIIIPALSITNTYVVQEETNILLSRNWTKFILINVLAFLIMLVDYGVSALVDYQQQAQVQDLNDQVRDKIVKRYYYDGKKHTVAQMQNRLTNDLQMLNNNYFINVFLLIYGVSTIVFVLIYLILLSWQLLLAICLMVAISFLLPKLTEKPLQKATELISDSNQKYLDTLNDWLSGLDQLQQFLSGAKLFSVIEKTSKKLEDANVKQTAYIKLLNAVNGIVSAAFGLALFVLAGWLVKNHQIPIGALLVVGNFRYYLNGGIDTLTNGLGAMKGSKELLAEVDKSASDIPMQAEKDVVMPNVIKTKDLVLKFPNGEKLTYPDLEIKQGEKILLTGDSGAGKSTLFKLILGELKPSAGKVVYEDKAGKKINPDLSKIGYLPQDPVVFPASIEENITMFNEKLNGKVKQVINEVNFADDIAKFTEGLDEKINLDKLNISGGQRQKIVLARAKVHNSDIILIDEGTSAIDQKATMLILKNLLKSKTTIVFIAHNFNEGMHQLFDREIHLVKE
- a CDS encoding ATP-binding cassette domain-containing protein is translated as MSLKELFKSNVFRACIIILLYVLYALFGSFSEYLFKYALNSITAGNFNTYVYWQIMQFVLALFTSLLLPITTVVFTRQTQNYLHKIRQEIMHHYYDEKSDEKVSSMQNRLTANLKILSDDYATPWITILSGVLEIVIAIVLLASMNWILILVTAILAVITLFAPKIMEKKTSAATDKVNKKNEKLLNTIAHWLGGLQELRRYSAYSRLVKQIHRSSSDYVDASKGSAKLRSVSYLINAFSNSIAQIGMSFIAGIMFLLNMISFGDFAVASGFAFTIFSAIWNITQSLTQVKSTKALREQITDLRKQVPDENKDKVSAYGLKVSGLSVKYDQGETIFYPDFTIKKGQKVLLTGDSGTGKSTLFNVLLGKLKPESGTVTYLDENETIIPEGKARIGNMPQNPVVFPATIKENITMFNENLQDKLQDVVQAVQLQSDLAKMPDGVNTTIDLKSENLSGGQRQKVVLARTEIHEQSFVLMDEVTSAIDQKATEKIIDELLKTDQTILMIAHNFTPELKAKFDQEIKLKSKKGDKVR
- a CDS encoding nuclear transport factor 2 family protein — encoded protein: MSKKQIIRDYFQAWLKPNIEVIKSIFDKNATYSECYGPIYRNKKEIISWFEKWNKQGKVIAWPIEKILINENTCIVEWHFKCNYQKKISEFDGVSIIDFNDQNKIISVKEYQSKSQHYYPYSK